One stretch of Alcaligenes aquatilis DNA includes these proteins:
- a CDS encoding phosphatidate cytidylyltransferase — translation MLKQRVITALILLVILGAAMLAPVRWPLLAIFVLMSTLACWEWERLSLSEDQQRWAWPLALLNGALMLWLSVYWYDTGPQEQAADLVYRALVPLMAAWWIVGATGLVLQGQATQRAQGVLLSVMGVLAPLVAWASLSLFLYTQGIVYVLSLLVLIWAADIAAYFAGRAFGKAKLAPRVSPGKTWAGAVGGMAAAAVWMVISANWAGSFGADVQQRWGWVATAVLGIALAALSIVGDLFESLLKRRAAVKDSSQLLPGHGGVYDRIDALLPVAPVALLLSGAWLF, via the coding sequence ATGTTGAAACAACGAGTCATCACCGCCCTGATCTTGCTGGTGATTCTGGGCGCGGCCATGCTTGCCCCCGTGCGCTGGCCCTTGTTGGCCATCTTTGTGCTGATGAGTACGTTGGCGTGCTGGGAGTGGGAGCGTCTGAGTCTGTCTGAGGATCAGCAGCGTTGGGCATGGCCCTTGGCCTTGCTTAACGGTGCCTTGATGTTGTGGCTAAGCGTGTACTGGTATGACACAGGTCCACAAGAGCAGGCGGCTGATCTGGTGTACCGTGCCCTGGTGCCGTTAATGGCGGCATGGTGGATCGTTGGTGCGACAGGGCTGGTGTTGCAGGGTCAGGCCACACAACGAGCTCAAGGTGTTTTGCTCAGTGTGATGGGTGTGCTGGCTCCCTTGGTCGCGTGGGCCAGCCTGTCTCTTTTCTTGTACACGCAGGGCATTGTGTATGTGCTCTCCCTATTGGTTCTGATCTGGGCGGCGGATATTGCAGCCTACTTCGCGGGTCGTGCTTTTGGTAAGGCCAAACTGGCCCCGCGTGTCAGTCCCGGCAAGACCTGGGCTGGAGCGGTTGGCGGTATGGCCGCTGCGGCGGTATGGATGGTGATAAGCGCAAATTGGGCAGGCAGCTTTGGTGCCGACGTACAGCAACGTTGGGGGTGGGTTGCCACGGCTGTTTTGGGTATTGCCCTGGCGGCCTTGTCGATCGTAGGTGATTTGTTCGAGTCTTTGCTCAAGCGCCGTGCCGCTGTGAAAGATTCCAGTCAATTATTGCCCGGCCATGGTGGAGTCTACGACCGTATCGACGCCTTGCTGCCGGTTGCTCCCGTAGCCTTGCTGTTAAGTGGGGCGTGGCTCTTTTAG
- the uppS gene encoding polyprenyl diphosphate synthase, translating to MSFSSTQTIPEHGQVPGHLAIVMDGNGRWATRRLLPRTAGHLRGVQTVRRIVEACGELGVRYLTLFAFSSENWRRPPEEVSLLMGLFVKMLQKEVATLKKNGVRLHVIGELSAFSDELRGLIADAEEKTRDNDTLHLTIAANYGGRWDILQATQKALAANPDLVDHPEQLDEAMFSPYLAMSYAPEPDLFIRTGGERRISNFLIWQMAYTELYFTDVYWPDFDRAQLEQAFEWYRGRERRFGRTSAQVQGSPAP from the coding sequence ATTTCTTTCAGTTCTACCCAAACTATTCCGGAACACGGTCAGGTTCCTGGCCACCTGGCAATTGTCATGGACGGCAATGGACGATGGGCGACCCGTCGTCTTTTGCCACGCACGGCAGGGCACTTGCGGGGTGTGCAGACCGTGCGGCGCATTGTCGAGGCTTGTGGTGAGCTCGGCGTGCGTTATTTGACCCTGTTTGCTTTTAGTTCCGAGAACTGGCGACGTCCTCCCGAGGAGGTCTCCCTGTTGATGGGGCTATTTGTCAAGATGCTGCAAAAAGAAGTGGCAACACTGAAAAAAAACGGCGTCCGACTTCATGTTATTGGCGAACTGTCCGCATTTAGCGATGAACTGCGTGGGCTGATTGCCGATGCAGAGGAAAAAACACGCGATAACGACACCTTGCATTTGACGATTGCCGCCAATTACGGCGGTCGTTGGGATATTTTGCAAGCGACCCAAAAGGCGCTGGCCGCTAATCCTGACTTGGTCGATCATCCTGAGCAGTTGGATGAGGCCATGTTCAGCCCCTATTTGGCGATGTCTTATGCCCCCGAGCCGGATTTGTTCATTCGCACGGGTGGAGAGCGTCGCATTTCCAATTTCTTGATCTGGCAGATGGCCTATACCGAGCTGTACTTTACAGACGTGTACTGGCCGGATTTTGACCGGGCGCAGCTGGAACAAGCCTTCGAGTGGTATCGTGGGCGCGAGCGGCGCTTTGGGCGCACCAGTGCCCAGGTGCAGGGTAGCCCCGCGCCTTGA
- the frr gene encoding ribosome recycling factor: protein MSLSEIKASTDNRMGKSLESLKTGLAKIRTGRATAGLLDHVQVEYYGSMVPVSQVANITVVDARTLNVQVWEKHMAGPIEKAIRDNELGLNPISMGESIRVPMPALTEERRRDLAKVVRGEGEDAKVAIRNLRRDANDTLKKQVKDKEISEDDERRAQDEIQKLTDKYVAEVDKLIAQKEAEIMTV from the coding sequence ATGAGTCTTTCCGAGATTAAAGCATCGACCGATAACCGTATGGGCAAGTCCCTGGAGTCTCTCAAGACGGGCCTGGCCAAGATTCGTACTGGCCGCGCTACGGCAGGCTTGCTGGATCATGTTCAGGTCGAATACTACGGTTCCATGGTGCCTGTCAGCCAAGTGGCTAACATCACGGTGGTTGACGCTCGCACCTTGAATGTGCAGGTATGGGAAAAGCATATGGCTGGCCCCATTGAAAAAGCCATTCGCGACAACGAGCTGGGCCTGAACCCCATCTCGATGGGCGAGAGCATTCGTGTGCCCATGCCCGCCTTGACCGAAGAGCGCCGTCGCGATCTGGCCAAAGTGGTGCGCGGTGAAGGTGAAGATGCCAAGGTTGCGATCCGCAACCTGCGTCGGGATGCCAATGACACGCTCAAAAAGCAAGTCAAGGACAAGGAGATTTCCGAGGACGACGAGCGTCGCGCCCAGGATGAAATCCAGAAGCTGACCGACAAGTATGTGGCTGAAGTCGACAAGCTGATCGCCCAAAAAGAAGCCGAGATCATGACGGTCTAA